One part of the Streptomyces sp. AM 2-1-1 genome encodes these proteins:
- a CDS encoding MGMT family protein: MRQDRTPRQGADDGVAGHTPPDAAPAGRTPAAQAHAELPEYAERVLDVADLIPPGRVMTYGDVAEWLGDGGPRQVGRVMALYGSAAPWWRVVRSDGTLLPGHEPRALAHYRDEGTPLRAAARAAARSAQGHVPRLDMRRARWDGVADGGPGGTTAPDGGEETHT; the protein is encoded by the coding sequence ATGAGACAGGACCGGACGCCCCGGCAGGGCGCGGACGACGGCGTCGCCGGCCACACCCCGCCGGACGCCGCCCCCGCCGGCCGTACCCCGGCCGCGCAGGCCCACGCCGAGCTCCCGGAGTACGCCGAGCGGGTCCTCGACGTCGCCGACCTGATCCCGCCCGGCCGCGTCATGACCTACGGCGACGTCGCCGAGTGGCTGGGGGACGGCGGGCCGCGCCAGGTCGGCCGGGTGATGGCGCTCTACGGATCGGCCGCTCCCTGGTGGCGCGTGGTGCGCTCCGACGGCACGCTCCTGCCCGGGCACGAACCGCGCGCGCTCGCGCACTACCGCGACGAGGGCACACCGCTGCGCGCCGCGGCCCGCGCCGCGGCCCGCTCCGCGCAGGGGCACGTCCCGCGCCTCGACATGCGGCGCGCACGGTGGGACGGGGTGGCGGACGGCGGACCCGGCGGGACCACCGCACCGGACGGGGGCGAGGAAACTCACACCTGA